The following nucleotide sequence is from Melioribacteraceae bacterium.
CATTCCAGAAATCAAGCTAGATACATTAGTTGGAACCAACTCGCTAGGTAAAGTTGCTTTTTCCTTCCAATGTGAATTAGAATTATGGTCACCCGAAAATCCAAAATTATATGATGTATTAATTGAGTATAACGATGAAATCATAAAGGATAGAATTGGTTTTAGAACAATCTCAACATCCGGTTATGATATTTTATTAAACGGTAAACCAATATTTCTAAGAGGGATCTCAATTCATGAAGAGGCTCCAATTACCGGAGGCCGTGCAACAAATCCAAAACATGCACAAATACTTTTAAATTGGGCCAAAGAACTCGGATGCAATTTTGTAAGACTGGCGCATTATCCTCACAATGAACATATGCTGAAACTTGCTGACGAACTAGGGCTAATGGTTTGGTCTGAGATTCCCGTGTATTGGACAATACTTTGGGATAATGATGAAACATACAAGAACGCTGCAAATCAACTGACTGAAATGATAACCCGCGATAAAAATCGAGCATCCGTAATTATTTGGTCAGTTGCAAATGAAACACCTAGAAGTGAATCACGACTTAAATTTCTTCGTAATTTAATTGATTCTGCAAGAACACTTGATCCCACAAGATTAATCTCTGCAGCAACTGAATTAACATATTCTGGGAATAATAATATTTTACTAGACGATCCCCTTTCGGAATATTTAGATGTGATTGGCGCAAACGAATATCTTGGATGGTATGGCGGTAAAGTAGAAGATATTCCAAATCATAATTGGAAAATTAGTTTTGAAAAACCCCTAGTCATAAGTGAATTTGGTGCCGGTGCACTTCAAGGTTATCATGCGGATAAGGAAACACGATGGAGTGAAGAATACCAGGAAGAACTTTATATCAAACAATTAGAAATGTTTGAGAAAGTTCATTTTTTAAAAGGTATGAGTCCTTGGATTCTAATGGATTTTCGCTCACCACGCAGAGTCTTACCAAACATTCAAGATTACTGGAATAGAAAAGGTTTGATTTCAAATAACGGTGATAAAAAGAAAGCTTTTTATATTTTACAGAATTATTACTTGGGGAAATAATGAAAAATTTTTTAATAGTTTTGTTAGGAAGCTTACTTTTACTTAGTTGTACGCAAAGAGTACCGGAAGATGTTGTTGATAATTATATTCCCCCACCACAGTCAGTTGTTGATAAACAATTTAATTTTCATATTGTCGACGAAAATCTTTGGCGTTCATCCCAACCGAATAAAGAATCTCTCATCAGGATGAAAGAACATGGATTGAAAACTATTATCAATCTTCGTGGTGATGAGGAAACCGATTTATGGGAGAGTTCACTTTCGGACAGCCTCGGAATTAATTACTTTAGCAAAAAAATGGATTCACGTTTTCCACAGAAATTATCTTACTTACAACAAATATTAGATATTATTGAAGATACATCATATCAACCTGTATTAATTCATTGTCTCGGCGGTAAAGATCGTACGGGATTGATTTCGGCAATGTACAGATTCAAACACTATAATATTCCTATCGAAGATTTAAAGAAAGAAATGATTATGTATGGACATGATCATGAAAACTATCCCGCTATTTTTGAAGCTCTTGATCTTTTTGCAAAAAATAATACTCCTAATGATTAGATTTTAATTGCCTTGATATTCAAAAACACTTATATTATCGGACATCTTATCTTTTATAATAATTAGGAGTAGGAATGAAAAAAATAACAGCTCTCTTTTTATCTTTAATGTTTGTCTCAATACTCTTCGCACAAGAAGAAGTTTCACAACAAATGCAAGACGAAGCGACCAAAGCCTGGATGGAATTCATGACTCCGGGTGATCCTCATACATGGTTTTCAAAAGCTGTCGGTGATTGGGAAATTACAAACAAATACTGGTTTGCTCCCGGTGCTGAACCGACAATCAGTGAAGGAACAGCACATGCCGAAATGCTAATGGGTGGAAGATATCTAAAGTTTGATCACAAGGGATCTGTTATGGGAATGCCCTTTGAAGGAATGAGTCTTGAAGGTTATGATAATGCTCGCGGTAAATATATTTCTATCTGGGTTGATAATCTTGGTACCGGCATAACTTATGCTGAAGGTGATTATGATAAAGAGAAAAATATATTAGTATATGAAGGAAAAATGACCGATCCGATGACGAAAGAACCAGTTTGGTTTAAACAAACCGTTCACCCAGTCAATGAAAATCAATACATGTTTGAAATGTATATGAAAGGTCCGGACGGCAAGGAAATGAAAAATATGGAAATAACATTTAATAGAAAGAAATAGTAAATTTTTTGAATAATGTATATTTAGGCAGCTTTTATAGCTGCCTTTTTTTATTTGTTAGGCACATTTTTTCTTAGAATAATATTTTGCTCTCCTACCATCAAATCGCCCTCTCTTTCAAGAGAAATTATATTTGAACCTCCACCTCTTGGATTTTTACTAATATGATTAAAATTCTCAAGTAAAGGATCACCGTCGAAAAAATAACTATCAAGCCAATAATATTTGCCATCAGGTTCAAGTATTGTTGGATGAATATGGGCAGGTTGAGTTCTGTTTGGATAGCTGCCCGGAACAATTGTATAGAATGTATATTGACCATCAATTCCCGTTTTAATCCATCCACGATTGTAGCCATGACGTTTTCCCCAACCGGATTCATAATCAGCGGTTGTGTAGATTCCTTTTTCATCAGTATGGTAGATATAAAGAATTACATCACTTGCGGGCGTAATTCCATCGGGTTGAAATATTTTACCTGATAGTTTTAATTTTTGTGTGCTATTGAAAAAATCCGGTAGAGTATCAGTTGGAGAAAGTTCATCATTACCAAATTCAAAGACAGCTTCACAACCTTCACATTGACCGCCGATAAGTTGATACTCTTCTTCGGTATTGGCCTGCGAATATTTACAGCCAACAATAAAAACAATCATAAAGAATACTTTGAAATAGTTTATCATATTTTCCCCCATTTGTAAATGATTAATTAACCATTAACCAAGTTATGAACCTCGCTTTGAGCTAAACCCGTTGCATTAAGTTTAAGACCATACTCAAGCCACGCTTTTAAATTGGTCAACCAAAATGTCCACCCGGTTGAGCAGCCGCAATAGTAATTCATTTTAGCTTGATCATCGACAGGTATCTTATCTTGGATTAATACTACTTCGGTTTTATCGTCAAAAGTCTTCAAATTTATATGTACATTGCCAGCTGCACCGAATGAAAAGCTTACTTTATCCTTACCATTGGCTGTGAAAACTTCACCAGTTTCTAAAATATCCCAATTGTGCCACTTCCAAGTAAAAGTATCACCTGACTGAATGAAATCTTTCTTGTCTCTCGGATTATTTTCCTTGGTTAAGTAATCTGCCTTCTCAAGAAACCATTCTGTTAATAGCTCAGGTATAGTCCAGCACTTATAGACATCTTCAAAATTTTTATTCAGTATGATTCGTTTGGTAAACGATCCCCATTCTAATTTAGTATCATTCATATTAACCTCATGGTTACGAAATAAAGATAATATATCTATTTTTCGTTAAATATTCTATTTATGCCATTTTTATTGACACCGAAATTGGATATGCCTTTTTATTCTAATTAAAAAAATTGTAGTTTTGCTTCTCATTTCATTACTTAGAGGAAATATTGGAATCAACTGTTGAAACAAAATACGGTACGGATGTAATTCATTTATCAAGAAACGGCAGAGAATTTATTCTAATCGGAACTGCTCACATCTCAAGGGATTCTGCTGATTTAGTTAGAAAAGTAATTGAAGAAGAAAAACCGGATGTCGTTTGTATTGAGCTCGATGAAAAAAGGTATAAATCATTAAGTGAAAAGAAAAAGTGGGAAGAACTTGATTTAAAAAATATTATTAAAGAAAAACAGCTTGCCACATTACTTATAAATATCTTACTAGCTTCATATCAAAAAAAACTTGGTGAAAAACTTGGTGTTAATCCGGGAGTAGAATTGTTGGAAGCAGCTAACACTGCAAAAGAGAATAATATTCCCATTGAACTTTGTGATAGAGATGTTCGAATCACTTTACGACGAGCTTGGAACTCAATGTCTCTATGGCAAAAATTAAAATTCCTGACAGCCGGTATAGCCGGTACTTTGGAAAAAGAAGAACTCAGCGAAGAAAAACTAAAAGAACTGCGTGATTCAGATATTCTGAACGAATTAATGTCGGAGTTGGGTAAAGCCATGCCGGTTCTTAAAACAGTTTTAATTGATGAGCGCGATGTTTACTTATCCCAAAAAATTAAAGAATCCAAAGGAAATAAAATTGTTGCTGTAGTCGGTGCAG
It contains:
- a CDS encoding glycoside hydrolase family 2 TIM barrel-domain containing protein, yielding MFKTFCLIFLFVNLQIISQDELIQNISGRKTVSLNGDWHIIIDPFENGYYNYRYEPNPNGYFKNQKPKDKSDLVEYDFDLSPTVKVPGDWNSQRTDLFFYEGTIWYKNSFNYVLPENKKLFLHFGGVNYEAKVYFNGHYLGTHIGGFTPFNFEITDLVKVKNNIVVLKVDNTRKREGVPTKNTDWWNYGGLTRDVSLVETPKLFVQDYSIQLNPKNIQQIQFGLNLSEQISEELINISIPEIKLDTLVGTNSLGKVAFSFQCELELWSPENPKLYDVLIEYNDEIIKDRIGFRTISTSGYDILLNGKPIFLRGISIHEEAPITGGRATNPKHAQILLNWAKELGCNFVRLAHYPHNEHMLKLADELGLMVWSEIPVYWTILWDNDETYKNAANQLTEMITRDKNRASVIIWSVANETPRSESRLKFLRNLIDSARTLDPTRLISAATELTYSGNNNILLDDPLSEYLDVIGANEYLGWYGGKVEDIPNHNWKISFEKPLVISEFGAGALQGYHADKETRWSEEYQEELYIKQLEMFEKVHFLKGMSPWILMDFRSPRRVLPNIQDYWNRKGLISNNGDKKKAFYILQNYYLGK
- a CDS encoding tyrosine-protein phosphatase, encoding MKNFLIVLLGSLLLLSCTQRVPEDVVDNYIPPPQSVVDKQFNFHIVDENLWRSSQPNKESLIRMKEHGLKTIINLRGDEETDLWESSLSDSLGINYFSKKMDSRFPQKLSYLQQILDIIEDTSYQPVLIHCLGGKDRTGLISAMYRFKHYNIPIEDLKKEMIMYGHDHENYPAIFEALDLFAKNNTPND
- a CDS encoding DUF1579 domain-containing protein; its protein translation is MKKITALFLSLMFVSILFAQEEVSQQMQDEATKAWMEFMTPGDPHTWFSKAVGDWEITNKYWFAPGAEPTISEGTAHAEMLMGGRYLKFDHKGSVMGMPFEGMSLEGYDNARGKYISIWVDNLGTGITYAEGDYDKEKNILVYEGKMTDPMTKEPVWFKQTVHPVNENQYMFEMYMKGPDGKEMKNMEITFNRKK
- a CDS encoding SRPBCC domain-containing protein produces the protein MNDTKLEWGSFTKRIILNKNFEDVYKCWTIPELLTEWFLEKADYLTKENNPRDKKDFIQSGDTFTWKWHNWDILETGEVFTANGKDKVSFSFGAAGNVHINLKTFDDKTEVVLIQDKIPVDDQAKMNYYCGCSTGWTFWLTNLKAWLEYGLKLNATGLAQSEVHNLVNG
- a CDS encoding TraB/GumN family protein, with the translated sequence MESTVETKYGTDVIHLSRNGREFILIGTAHISRDSADLVRKVIEEEKPDVVCIELDEKRYKSLSEKKKWEELDLKNIIKEKQLATLLINILLASYQKKLGEKLGVNPGVELLEAANTAKENNIPIELCDRDVRITLRRAWNSMSLWQKLKFLTAGIAGTLEKEELSEEKLKELRDSDILNELMSELGKAMPVLKTVLIDERDVYLSQKIKESKGNKIVAVVGAGHLSGIVKMMESDVTEDLAKYEVIPPVSPLWKTIGYAIPLIIIGAIVYIGISQGTQAASDNAIYWILANGIPSALGSAIAWGHPLTILISFIAAPFTSLTPLIGAGYVAAFVQLMLVPPKVKEFETVSVDVLKAKNWWKNRLLRILLVFILASLGSALGTYVGMFEIVKNLF